The following coding sequences lie in one Crassostrea angulata isolate pt1a10 chromosome 10, ASM2561291v2, whole genome shotgun sequence genomic window:
- the LOC128165315 gene encoding uncharacterized protein LOC128165315 — protein sequence MVGFVKCFGKMNYAVFGNIFLCLFSFLTAPTLGCSSNLLDTLADSAFTASSEISSASHIKPSKSGFWVPGGNDTDTFVQATFSQPHKFVSLNLEGTTTACDVMTSFDGVIWESLAVPTATLTFTQPLYGSYFRIVPTACSGDCSLQVTLMGCDCATDSSITTGSVTYLEPTSLNDNFVRLSLNSIESISFAVQSSGSDLSVLAYLDNNDTVVSVLTSNTVASVTLDSSKLPALGTYLLRTEVQPCKGSGRNKDLIVYHEEAIAGLNLQTAYGTYIPLVDPADFFVTMTTGSNVEIEWMVDQNITTCIDAYQGAVRNVVKTFTFTEMRTYNITVFVRNGVTSTHKTINVMGIRRPVNFVVETTPGLYSTQEPFVVTLTNNLTITEVISMGELYLEVLYGNGQNDTTRLNPLFQNITSVDGSSFTCQYLIQGNYTLVAKIRNAVGYQLFNFSFYAWDRLNMTLNSSSLSTIGIGSTFTFLNPPNSGFRYTIEYGNGNMTTTTDLIYYSNFSVTPWVFDYPVPGRYTVIMAAWNPFYAVVQTFDITAQHPIPTMKLNPTGGDFPIDDGFGFFNITMMEDRPSPTNVTCKFDFEDESFDNQPTTFVYGSPLTKKYQYDVKKSAESKKVIFECSNLVSSWTGFANVTIRDFDIADFIVNHPPEVPMNMTLRGNATELLPFGEIGSVPVAVTFSAQLYQMNYVPPRVKFEWDFGDGSPPVALENPSFNYTHEFQDRGIFNGILKVTYGSEKEEIPFEIKMGVANFSSDKYEGSPGKDVFTFTAKDLLGTATYEMDLSIEPPRTRTASAGIPVSETAIYNLRGQYLPKVIAYNGTVTELLYLPFHVGVDYVFVGINMTVPSELELPPGNAVFIFGVPDGADPVLDIRCEFISGDRIDKAIHARLKNLTDGDPIVYNYQYLTLGFHFFQLLCKNFAHTYTNNSIILVKNECFSINGIFDRQYSNRTTPMIVLTSKDVDLASRMLVYCPERGPDYDWTYYNVTGMDEDVYNYTPVFRPTGSVRFAKGSIPAGLYKVSLNVTLDGTWMQEYTFIKFEKPKPYAHIVRGSKYIASFTSGEIDLDAKTESYDAQLGYGFNEELTFTWYCNKELTSDIIELDELYNRNGGLDYYISYGPSLANDCRNLFRVGGNLTSGNTTNSTDSAFPTNGVITLPLSEPNVGFVIVVAVAKDELVSYYTQLLQVVSSIPHDVNIVCSMNCLEKYAVTSMLSITAICYDCTPNAVLEYEWKLQHFINGTYEDIPSLINMTETPINEAFITLKANQLTPGEKYTLSVNMTSNEKDPTLAVWGIQVNYPPYNGTCVTDPKSGNASTSSFSVICLDWRDEGIYAERSDTRDPTLNEPLVYEYVAYIPETDGSTKYYQSAVPIFRGSESTATELPLPVGSETLDYKIEIEVRIYDRYGDFAVFHHADTEVRVVPDTSMVPTNLQDTGALDELFSVFDRNYTITDAGGNSMAVVRLIQSTTSIYLSSHLKTNGTLTSTSDLFSGAVDQTEVVEDLAVEPVQEQLIQRTRQFTEILLNATTQTPATSDSPMSAANARQVARSFAACVSNPISVDDTSVETVAEGTRVLMDNIRQVSVVKPFPVEDIQNIQDTASGVVETLSNLVDFMVPSELSDMEEELDINDVMADMNDAEYYSDGSTASILANMTSEDKTQLADAVLKLKKKHREIQEKKSKTAKNAGSNIKTAITDSLKAKSKIVQVGAGTDTVATDQIYMSVQKEKREHLMNKKIQRRDTGLMLDDGALNNSRARSVEVWMTEFKKNPFFHASGSETIGSSLVSVQTRDESEQDVNIPKNIIFNNNKTTQYKSFFFSNISGGEDPMFYFITNLNGPDATIVYVKPDVYDSSGLGDQDLYTAYGRMNTYPESANYEYKTDVKASNWVEPYGFKIFLPDKIFRKGKLYIGLKPLKVVDESQNNRRRKRAAVNATSPSFDPHEANFSMAIITSGCRTYDETTNQWTDNGCQVLDISTFNETVCRCSDPPGTMFATTFYVPPNKIDFHAVWGKFDPENAAVYGTIAALLVIYFLALLYLRRKDKQDVTKWGTRFLCDSENTDAYFYLLTVYTGLRRDGGTKSNVNFIVGGEDGDTGVRVLSDGFMTGFPAGSLRKFLMGTKHPLGDLNYFRVWHDNSGTGSERSWFLHKVLLDDLQTGTRFTFLCDKWLAVEQDDGMVERIISVTSHQTLTSYDQLISDHARFNATENHLWLSMIIRPQQSTFTRVQRLTCAYALLFLTMITSCMFFRTDDEVRPNQVSIGIIKFSLTTLYVSFISILIATVPIFIVTFIFKKSRPKETSNSLDKKKNDRKPFSDVQNEKEVEDEDVFMDDYVNFYKEERLPLPHGMVYVGWTILVLAIVSSGFFVILYSMEFGKTKSEEWLSTFVFSFVESLFVLDPINVIVMAILMAILFRKPLDGECPNVDLDVIKTAAEKRQQNSSRMYLTFRMEILSSSGPPDQTILESQRKLRQNEIAAQAVFRRLVVYAIFVFVVFSIGYINRDARSYNIRLDMDNQIYFTTKGTFGFESINSADKFFHWMRHTFLPRLFPVSDIRGQAISVLDKQYFAGFSHARVGPALLRQSRMGISKCSFIIDSAHRCIDEYDFHGEDTDDYCTGWTQVNGTCSPTLTSNAWRHTSASEVWGMPMEGQRNTYGGGGYMIKFEKDLVLSHQMIDELERTLWIDRRTRAVFVEFTLYNPNVNLFFNGIYLLEFPDSAGVVTWVNLQVFRPFQALGAIGTYALLCYFIYIIFFLISSGRMIYQIYKQKCLFFKSTWNVVDLFCTILGFIGIVFWAVRYAFANEALDKYYNNKLDFIQFQHIAFWDNAFVVVMGILVFIATIRILQILGYNRRMTQLIAVITLASKDLSGFAIVFSIIYSAYVVTGYLLFGKISTSYRSLFVAFGSLTNSIIGKNHLDILRGSGGVSLGELYYLTYILIVILVLISMFAVILNLSISVVKQELQAEESVYGLTNVVADSVKNVVGIFVSTQGKDQYTENLKSVKKYEHLQSRKPDFDPPNIVNLLQDIFMHYGKDGFDGMDKVPETIERSVTQTDLTLQVDEDDDRDDVSNSEDINNELKNLTIEDRKTKKVHDVSGYL from the exons GCAACCTTTTCTCAACCGCACAAATTCGTGTCGTTAAACCTCGAAGGCACAACCACGGCTTGTGATGTAATGACCAGTTTTGATGGCGTCATTTGGGAGAgtctg GCAGTACCTACCGCTACCCTGACGTTTACACAGCCTCTTTATGGTTCTTACTTCCGGATTGTTCCCACGGCGTGCTCTGGAGACTGTAGCTTACAGGTTACTCTAATGGGATGTGACTGTGCAACAG ATTCAAGTATCACAACCGGAAGTGTCACATACCTGGAACCTACGTCACTGAACGATAACTTTGTCAGACTCTCCTTAAACTCGATAGAGTCTATATCGTTCGCTGTTCAGAGTTCCGGTTCAGACCTGTCTGTACTGGCCTATCTAGACAACAATGACACTGTGGTATCCGTCCTGACGTCCAATACCGTAGCATCGGTGACTCTGGATTCATCCAAGTTACCGGCCCTTGGAACGTATTTACTCAGGACGGAAGTTCAACCGTGTAAAGGATCCGGCAGGAACAAagatttgattgtttatcaCGAAGAAGCGATAGCGGGATTAAAT CTTCAAACTGCCTACGGAACATACATTCCATTGGTTGACCCTGCTGATTTCTTTGTCACCATGACAACTGGATCCAATGTGGAAATTGAGTGGATGGTTGATCAAAATATAACAACCTGCATTGACGCATATCAAGGAGCCGTCAGAAACGTGGTCAAAACGTTCACGTTCACAGAAATGCGCACGTACAACATTACAGTGTTTGTAAGAAACGGCGTCACATCAACGCACAAAACTATAAATGTGATGGGCATTCGACGGCCTGTCAACTTTGTTGTTGAGACCACACCGGGCCTGTATTCAACCCAGGAGCCGTTTGTTGTCACTCTTACCAATAATTTGACGATTACAGAGGTAATATCGATGGGCGAACTGTACCTTGAGGTTTTGTATGGTAACGGCCAAAACGACACTACTAGGCTAAATCCgttgtttcaaaatattacatCTGTTGATGGGAGCTCGTTTACTTGTCAATACCTAATCCAGGGAAACTACACCCTTGTTGCAAAAATAAGAAACGCCGTGGGATATCAActctttaatttttcattttatgctTGGGACAGACTCAATATGACCTTGAATTCATCGTCCCTTTCAACAATCGGAATAGGTTCGACTTTTACTTTTCTGAACCCTCCAAACTCGGGATTTAGATACACTATTGAGTATGGGAATGGGAATATGACCACAACAACTGACCTGATCTACTACAGTAATTTTAGCGTTACTCCCTGGGTATTTGACTACCCTGTTCCGGGTAGGTATACTGTTATCATGGCTGCATGGAATCCATTTTATGCTGTTGTTCAGACATTTGACATTACTGCTCAACACCCGATACCGACCATGAAATTGAATCCAACCGGTGGGGATTTCCCTATAGATGACGGTTTTGGTTTTTTCAATATTACAATGATGGAAGACCGGCCTTCCCCAACCAATGTTACGTGTAAATTCGATTTTGAAGATGAAAGTTTTGACAATCAACCGACAACGTTTGTTTATGGGTCACCATTgaccaaaaaatatcaatatgatgttaaaaaatctgCTGAAAgtaaaaaagttatatttgaATGTAGCAATTTAGTTAGCTCATGGACAGGTTTTGCGAACGTTACAATCAGAGACTTCGATATAGCAGATTTCATAGTAAATCATCCGCCCGAAGTCCCTATGAACATGACATTAAGAGGCAATGCAACAGAGTTACTGCCTTTTGGGGAAATAGGCAGTGTACCGGTTGCAGTGACATTCAGTGCACAGTTGTATCAAATGAATTATGTGCCCCCTCGAGTGAAATTTGAGTGGGACTTCGGCGACGGTAGTCCTCCGGTAGCATTAGAAAACCCTTCATTCAATTATACGCACGAATTTCAAGACAGAGGAATATTTAATGGCATCCTTAAAGTTACCTATGGTTCCGAGAAAGAAGAAATTCCGTTCGAAATCAAGATGGGCGTTGCAAACTTTTCATCAGATAAGTACGAAGGCAGTCCAGGAAAGGATGTGTTCACCTTTACGGCAAAAGACTTGCTTGGAACTGCAACATACGAAATGGATTTGAGTATAGAGCCGCCGAGAACTCGTACTGCATCTGCGGGAATCCCAGTTTCTGAAACTGCAATATATAATCTTCGAGGTCAATACTTGCCCAAAGTCATTGCTTATAACGGAACAGTTACAGAATTACTATATTTGCCGTTTCATGTTGGAGTTGACTATGTTTTTGTGGGAATAAATATGACTGTACCGTCTGAACTTGAACTTCCGCCAGGAAATGCAGTGTTTATATTTGGTGTCCCGGACGGCGCCGACCCTGTTCTCGACATCAGGTGTGAATTCATTTCAGGAGATCGAATCGACAAAGCAATCCACGCGAGATTAAAAAACCTTACTGATGGTGATCCAATCGTATATAACTACCAGTACCTCACTCTAGGGTTTCACTTTTTCCAGTTGCTCTGTAAAAACTTTGCCCATACCTATACAAATAATTCCATCATTCTAGTTAAGAACGAATGTTTTTCCATTAATGGTATTTTCGATCGCCAGTATTCCAATCGAACAACACCCATGATTGTTTTGACTTCAAAAGACGTTGATCTAGCCAGTCGCATGCTCGTGTATTGCCCAGAAAGGGGTCCAGATTACGATTGGACGTATTATAATGTTACAGGGATGGATGAAGATGTTTATAATTACACCCCCGTTTTTAGACCCACAGGTTCTGTGCGATTTGCAAAAGGATCAATTCCAGCAGGCTTGTACAAGGTCAGTTTGAACGTGACCTTGGATGGGACATGGATGCAAGAATACAcgtttataaaatttgaaaagccGAAACCGTATGCCCATATTGTTCGTGGGTCAAAGTACATTGCTTCTTTCACTTCCGGAGAAATAGATTTGGACGCAAAAACGGAATCGTACGATGCTCAGTTGGGATATGGTTTTAACGAAGAATTGACTTTCACTTGGTATTGCAACAA aGAGTTGACATCAGATATTATAGAGCTAGATGAACTATATAACAGAAATGGAGGACTTGATTATTATATATCGTACGGACCAAGTCTGGCGAATGATTGCAGGAATTTATTTCGTGTCGGTGGCAATCTGACATCTGGTAACACCACTAACAGTACAGACTCGG CTTTCCCTACAAATGGAGTCATAACCTTACCTCTGTCGGAGCCAAACGTGGGTTTCGTCATCGTGGTGGCTGTAGCCAAGGACGAGCTAGTGTCTTACTACACTCAGCTTCTACAGGTGGTCTCCTCGATCCCCCACGATGTCAACATCGT ATGTTCTATGAATTGTTTGGAAAAGTACGCTGTGACGTCAATGTTGAGCATTACTGCCATTTGCTACGATTGTACACCAAACGCTGTTTTGGAATATGAATGGAAATTGCAACATTTTATTAACGGAACTTACGAAGATATTCCGTCTTTGATTAACATGACTGAAACTC CCATTAACGAGGCGTTCATCACTCTGAAGGCAAATCAACTAACGCCAGGAGAGAAGTACACTTTAAGTGTAAATATGACGTCCAATGAGAAGGACCCAACACTTGCTGTGTGGGGCATACAAGTGAACTACCCACCCTATAACGGGACGTGTGTAACGGATCCAAAATCGG GTAACGCTTCGACCAGCTCTTTCTCAGTCATTTGTCTGGATTGGCGTGACGAAGGTATCTATGCAGAGCGAAGTGACACACGTGACCCGACACTTAATGAACCACTTGTTTACGAATACGTTGCGTATATCCCCGAAACGGACGGGTCGACTAAATACTATCAAAGTGCAGTTCCGATTTTCAGAGGAA GTGAAAGTACGGCAACTGAGCTTCCCTTACCGGTGGGCAGTGAAACGTTAGACTACAAAATCGAGATTGAAGTTCGAATTTATGACCGATATGGGGATTTTGCCGTGTTTCACCATGCAGACACAGAAGTTCGG GTGGTCCCGGATACAAGCATGGTACCGACAAATCTACAAGACACGGGAGCTTTGGACGAACTGTTTAGTGTCTTTGACCGTAACTACACCATAACCGATGCTGGAGGAAACAGCATGGCCGTAGTGAGACTCATTCAGTCAACAACCTCCATCTACCTGTCCTCTCACTTAAAG ACAAATGGGACATTGACCAGTACCAGCGATCTGTTTTCTGGAGCGGTGGACCAGACTGAAGTGGTGGAAGATCTTGCAGTTGAACCTGTTCAAGAACAACTTATACAG agaaCAAGACAGTTTACAGAAATCCTCTTGAATGCGACCACGCAAACACCAGCGACGAGCGACAGTCCAATGAGTGCTGCCAATGCCCGCCAGGTGGCGCGGAGTTTTGCGGCGTGTGTGTCAAACCCAATAAGCGTGGATGATACATCTGTG GAAACTGTGGCAGAAGGGACAAGAGTGCTGATGGACAATATTCGTCAAGTGTCAGTCGTGAAACCTTTTCCGGTAGAGGATATTCAAAACATACAGGACACCGCTTCCG GTGTGGTGGAGACGCTGAGCAATCTGGTAGATTTTATGGTTCCCAGCGAACTGTCCGACATGGAGGAAGAACTCGACATCAATGACGTCATGGCGGATATGAATGATGCTGAATATTATTCAGACGGAAGCACAGCCTCAATCCTTGCGAATATGACGTCTGAAGATAAGACACAACTGGCAGATGCTGTTCTTAAATTGAAGAAGAAGCATAGAGAAATACAAGAGAAGAAATCAAAAACA GCAAAGAATGCTGGCAGTAATATAAAAACAGCCATAACCGATTCCCTGAAAGCGAAATCCAAAATAGTCCAGGTGGGAGCAGGTACAGATACCGTCGCGACCGATCAGATTTATATGTCAGTCCAGAAGGAAAAGAGGGAACACTTGATGAACAAAAAGATACAGAGGAGGGACACTGGGTTGATGCTTGATGATGGTGCGCTCAATAACTCAAGGGCGCGCTCCGTGGAGGTTTGG ATGACAGAATTTAAAAAGAATCCTTTCTTCCATGCCTCGGGTTCGGAGACCATTGGATCTTCCTTGGTGTCAGTTCAAACCAGAGATGAGTCGGAACAAGACGTTAACATTCCAAAGAATATCAtattcaacaacaacaaaacgaCCCAGTATAAGTCATTTTTCTTCTCCAATATATCAGGGGGTGAGGATCCCATGTTCTATTTTATAACAAATCTAAACGGACCGGATGCAACCATTGTGTATGTCAAACCCGATGTATACGACTCATCTGGCCTCGGGGATCAGGATTTGTACACTGCCTACGGTCGCATGAACACGTATCCCGAAAGTGCCAACTATGAGTATAAAACAGATGTCAAAGCTTCTAACTGGGTGGAACCTTATGGATTTAAAATCTTCCTTCCGGACAAAATATTCCGGAAAGGAAAATTATACATAGGGCTGAAACCGCTTAAAg TGGTTGACGAGTCCCAAAACAACCGAAGAAGAAAGCGAGCCGCAGTCAATGCAACATCCCCGTCATTTGATCCACACGAAGCAAATTTTAGCATGGCAATTATTACATCTGGTTGTAGAACGTATGATGAAACAACAAACCAATGGACGGACAATGGCTGCCAG GTGTTGGATATTTCGACCTTTAATGAGACGGTTTGCCGATGCTCGGATCCACCTGGTACAATGTTTGCCACAACCTTCTACGTCCCTCCAAACAAGATCGACTTTCACGCCGTTTGGGGGAAGTTTGACCCAGAGAATGCAGCCGTGTATGGCACTATTGCTGCGCTTCTGGTGATTTATTTCTTGGCATTGTTGTATCTGAGACGGAAGGACAAACAGGATGTGACTAAG TGGGGGACTAGGTTTTTGTGTGACAGTGAGAACACCGATGCCTACTTTTACCTACTGACGGTGTACACGGGACTACGGCGTGACGGCGGGACAAAGTCCAACGTCAACTTCATCGTCGGGGGCGAGGATGGGGACACTGGCGTCAGGGTCCTTAGTGACGGCTTCATGACG GGATTCCCGGCAGGGAGCTTGCGAAAGTTTTTGATGGGCACTAAACATCCTTTAGGGGACTTGAATTACTTTCGGGTATGGCATGACAATTCTGGGACAGGAAGCGAAAGATCGTGGTTTTTGCACAAAGTATTGCTGGATGACTTGCAAACTGGGACAAG atTCACATTCCTATGTGATAAATGGTTGGCGGTAGAACAAGATGACGGTATGGTGGAAAGAATTATTTCTGTTACGTCGCACCAAACTTTGACATCGTATGATCAGCTTATATCCGACCATGCACGATTTAATGCCACAGAAAACCATTTGTGGCTATCCATGATCATACGCCCACAACAAAGTACCTTTACACGAGTACAGCGACTTACATGTGCGTACGCGCTTCTCTTTCTGACCATGATCACAAGTTGCATGTTTTTCAGAACTGACGATGAAGTTCGACCAAACCAAGTGTCAATTGGAATTATCAAATTTTCTTTGACAACATTATACGTGTCCTTTATAAGTATTCTAATAGCCACTGTGCCAATTTTCATTGtaacttttatatttaaaaaatcacgaCCAAAGGAAACGTCAAATAGtcttgataaaaagaaaaatgacagAAAACCGTTTAGTGATGTACAGAACGAGAAGGAAGTGGAAGATGAAGATGTCTTCATGGACGATTATGTTAACTTCTACAAAGAAGAGCGACTTCCTCTGCCCCATGGCATGGTGTATGTCGGCTGGACTATTCTTGTTCTGGCCATAGTGTCCTCTGGTTTCTTCGTTATCCTATACAGTATGGAATTCGGAAAAACGAAGTCAGAAGAATGGCTATCAACGTTTGTTTTCTCGTTTGTTGAATCGTTGTTTGTACTTGATCCAATAAAC GTGATTGTCATGGCGATTCTAATGGCCATCTTATTTAGAAAGCCCCTAGATGGGGAATGTCCCAACGTTGATTTAGATGTCATCAAAACTGCTGCAGAGAAACGACAGCAAAATTCTTCTAGAATGTATCTGA cgTTTAGGATGGAAATATTGTCAAGCTCCGGTCCTCCGGATCAAACTATTCTAGAATCACAGCGTAAGTTACGACAGAACGAGATAGCGGCCCAGGCCGTGTTCAGACGGCTCGTGGTGTACGCCATCTTTGTGTTCGTTGTCTTCAGCATCGGCTACATCAACAGAGACGCTAGGTCCTACAACATCAGGCTAGATATGGACAACCAGATATATTTTACTACCAAAGGCACCTTTGGATTTGAGAGC ATAAACAGTGCTGATAAGTTTTTCCACTGGATGCGCCACACGTTTCTCCCTCGCCTCTTCCCCGTTTCCGACATCCGTGGTCAAGCGATTTCTGTCCTGGACAAGCAATACTTCGCCGGCTTCAGTCACGCACGTGTGGGACCTGCCCTCTTACGTCAGAGTAGGATGGGAATAT CAAAGTGCAGCTTCATAATTGATTCGGCTCACCGTTGCATTGACGAATATGATTTCCACGGCGAGGATACAGATGATTACTGCACAGGGTGGACCCAAGTTAACGGGACCTGCTCGCCTACCCTAACATCAAACGCCTGGAGGCATACATCAGCGAGCGAGGTTTGGGGAATGCCAATGGAAGGACAGAGAAACACGTACGGTGGAGGTGGATACATGATTAAATTTGAGAAAGATCTTGTGTTGTCCCATCAAATGATAGATGAACTTGAACGAACTCTTTGGATTGATAGAAGAACAAGAGCGGTGTTTGTGGAATTCACTCTCTACAATCCCAATGTGAATTTGTTCTTTAATGGGATTTATTTACTGGAGTTTCCGGACTCCGCTGGAGTGGTAACTTGGGTTAATCTCCAGGTCTTTCGACCTTTCCAAGCGTTAGGCGCCATCGGAACATACGCCCTCCTTTGttatttcatctatatcattttctTCTTGATATCAAGCGGTCGAATGATTTACCAAATCTACAAACAAAAGTGTCTCTTTTTTAAGTCCACTTGGAATGTAGTGGATCTCTTCTGTACTATTCTAGGATTTATTGGAATAGTTTTTTGGGCGGTACGATACGCTTTCGCTAATGAAGCCCTGGATAAATACTACAACAACAAACTTGATTTCATTCAGTTTCAGCACATAGCTTTTTGGGACAATGCTTTTGTTGTGGTCATGGGGATCCTAGTCTTCATCGCCACGATCCGAATCTTACAGATTTTGGGATACAACCGACGGATGACCCAATTAATAGCCGTCATTACCCTAGCCTCCAAAGATTTATCCGGATTTGCGATCGTATTTTCGATCATCTACTCCGCCTATGTTGTGACTGGATACCTTCTGTTTGGCAAAATTTCCACCTCCTACCGCTCGCTCTTTGTAGCGTTTGGAAGTCTGACAAACTCCATCATCGGGAAAAATCATCTCGATATATTACGGGGGTCAGGAGGGGTGTCCCTTGGGGAGTTGTATTACCTGACCTATATTCTTATCGTCATCCTGGTACTGATCTCTATGTTTGCTGTCATCTTGAACCTGAGTATATCTGTGGTGAAACAGGAACTTCAAGCAGAAGAAAGCGTGTACGGACTAACGAACGTAGTCGCTGATTCGGTGAAAAACGTCGTCGGAATATTCGTTAGCACGCAAGGAAAAGACCAATATACGGAGAACTTAAAATCAG TCAAAAAGTATGAACATCTACAGTCAAGAAAGCCCGACTTCGACCCGCCTAATATTGTTAACCTTCTACAAGACATATTCATGCATTATGGAAAAGATGGATTC GATGGAATGGACAAAGTTCCAGAAACCATCGAGCGGTCAGTGACTCAGACTGACCTGACGTTACAGGTAGATGAGGACGATGACAGGGATGACGTAAGCAACTCAGAGGACATAAACAACGAGCTTAAAAACCTGACCATTGAGGACCGTAAAACCAAGAAAGTCCACGACGTGTCGGGATATTTGTAG